The following coding sequences are from one Ursus arctos isolate Adak ecotype North America unplaced genomic scaffold, UrsArc2.0 scaffold_23, whole genome shotgun sequence window:
- the RIN1 gene encoding ras and Rab interactor 1: METPGEPGAGPLGAPSLSNFAPGRPEREKPAVDPPYDVPGASGRQAGGPQRPGRSVSLRERLLLTRPVWLQLRANAAAALHVLRTEPPGTFLVRKSNTRGCQALCVRLPEAGGPSFVSSHYVQESPGGVSLEGSELMFPDLVQLICAYCHTRDILLLPLQLPRAICQAATHKELEAISHLGIEFWSSSLNTKAQLGLSEGQLLPRLKPRSPQELDQGTGAALCFFNPLFPGDLGPTKREKFKRSFKVRVSTETSSPLSPPAVPPPPVPVLPGAAPNQTESLPPRQLLRRESSVGYRVPGSTRPSLPPLPSLQEVDCSSPTSSEEEGAPGSRGSPATSPHLGRRRPLLRSMSAAFCSLLAPERQVGRAATALMQDRHTAVGQLVQDLLTQVRAGPEPRELQGVREALSRARAMLSAELSPEKLLPPQRLEHILEKSLHRSVLKPLRPILAARLRRRLSANGSLGRLAEGLRLARAQGPGAFGSHVSLPSPVEMEQVRQKLLQLLRAYSPSAQVKRLLQACKLLYTALRTHAGEGAGADEFLPLLSLVLAQCDLPELLLEAEYMSELLEPTLLTGEGGYYLTSLSASLALLSGLDQAHTLPLSPSQELQRSLSLWEQRRLPATHSFQHLLRVAYQDPSSGCTSKTLAVPPGASIATLNQLCATKFRVTQPDTFGLFLYKEQGYHRLSPGALAHRLPTTGYLVYRRAERPETQGASPGATPDFGSREPETGGREEEKGGRGDGDIEVKAGPGDSRGESETMAERAKEGMGHARGGPTQPGGPEAEGSRVAEE; the protein is encoded by the exons ATGGAAACCCCTGGGGAGCCAGGAGCTGGACCTCTCGGAGCCCCCAGCCTGTCCAACTTCGCACCTGGGCGCCCGGAGAGAGAAAA GCCCGCCGTGGACCCGCCGTACGACGTGCCCGGGGCCAGCGGGCGGCAGGCGGGCGGGCCCCAGCGGCCTGGGCGCAGCGTGAGCCTGCGGGAGCGCCTGCTGCTCACGCGGCCCGTGTGGCTGCAGCTGCGGGCCAACGCCGCCGCCGCTCTGCACGTGCTAAGGACTGAGCCCCCGGGG ACGTTCCTGGTGCGGAAGTCTAACACTCGcgggtgccaggccctgtgcgtGCGGCTGCCCGAGGCCGGCGGCCCCTCCTTTGTCTCTAGCCACTACGTCCAGGAGAGCCCTGGGG GCGTCTCCTTGGAGGGCTCAGAGCTCATGTTCCCAGACCTGGTCCAGCTCATCTGCGCCTACTGCCATACCCG ggacatccttctcctcccactccaGCTCCCCAGAGCCATCTGCCAGGCAGCCACCCACAAGGAACTGGAAGCCATCTCCCATCTGGGCATTG AGTTCTGGAGCTCCTCCCTTAACACCAAGGCTCAGCTAGGCCTTTCTGAAGGCCAGCTGCTGCCCCGGCTGAAGCCCCGCTCCCCACAAGAGCTGGACCAGGGCACAGGAGCTGCCCTGTGCTTCTTCAATCCCCTGTTCCCAGGGGACCTGGGCCCCACCAAGCGGGAGAAATTCAAGAGGAGCTTCAAAGTGCGTGTGTCCACGGAGACCTCCAGCCCTCTGTCACCACCTGCCGTGCCACCTCCCCCAGTCCCCGTGCTGCCAGGTGCAGCCCCCAACCAGACAGAAAGCTTACCCCCTCGCCAGCTTCTGCGAAGAGAGAGCTCAGTGGGGTACCGTGTGCCTGGGAGCACCAggcccagcctcccacccctgccctccctccaggaGGTAGATTGCAGCTCCCCCACCAGCTCCGAAGAGGAGGGGGCGCCAGGGTCCCGGGGAAGCCCAGCGACCTCCCCCCACCTGGGCCGCCGGCGGCCCCTGCTTCGGTCCATGAGcgctgccttctgctccctgctGGCGCCCGAGCGGCAGGTGGGCCGGGCAGCCACTGCGCTGATGCAGGACCGACACACGGCTGTGGGCCAGCTGGTGCAGGACCTACTGACCCAGGTGCGGGCTGGCCCTGAGCCCCGGGAGCTGCAGGGTGTCCGAGAGGCGCTGAGCCGGGCGCGGGCCATGCTGAGCGCGGAGCTGAGCCCTGAGAAGCTGCTGCCGCCCCAGAGACTGG AGCACATCTTGGAGAAGTCGTTGCATCGCTCTGTGCTCAAGCCTCTCCGGCCCATCTTGGCGGCCCGCCTGCGGCGCCGGCTTTCCGCCAATGGCTCCTTGGGCCGCCTGGCTGAAGGCCTCCGCCTGGCCCGGGCCCAGGGCCCTGGAGCCTTCGGGTCCCACGTGAGCCTGCCCTCCCCGGTGGAGATGGAACAGGTGCGCCAGAAGCTGCTACAGCTGCTCCGGGCCTACTCTCCCAGTGCCCAGGTCAAGCGGCTCCTGCAGGCTTGCAAGCTGCTCTACACGGCCCTGAGGACCCACGCGG GGGAGGGTGCGGGGGCCGATGAGTTCCTCCCGCTGCTAAGCCTGGTCCTGGCCCAGTGTGACCTTCCTGAGCTGCTGCTGGAGGCCGAGTACATGTCAGAGCTGCTGGAGCCCACCCTGCTCACCggagagg GTGGTTACTACCTGACCAGCCTCTCGGCCAGCCTGGCCCTGCTGAGTGGCCTGGATCAGGCCCACACGCTCCCGCTGAGCCCGTCCCAGGAGCTGCAGCGCTCCCTCAGCCTCTGGGAGCAGCGCCGCCTGCCCGCCACGCACAGCTTCCAG CACCTCCTCCGAGTAGCCTACCAGGACCCGAGCAGTGGCTGCACCTCCAAGACCCTGGCTGTGCCCCCAGGGGCCTCGATTGCCACCCTGAACCAGCTCTGTGCCACCAAGTTCCGAGTGACCCAGCCCGATACATTTGGCCTCTTCCTGTACAAGGAGCAGGGCTACCACCGCCTGTCCCCTGGAGCCCTGGCTCACAGGCTCCCCACGACCGGCTACCTTGTCTATCGCAGGGCCGAAAGGCCTGAGACCCAGGGGGCCTCACCGGGGGCTACCCCAGATTTCGGCAGCAGAGAGCCAGAgacagggggcagggaggaggagaaagggggccGGGGAGATGGGGACATTGAGGTCAAAGCCGGTCCTGGGGACAGCAGGGGAGAGTCTGAGACCATGGCTGAAAGGGCCAAGGAGGGGATGGGCCACGCCAGGGGGGGCCCCACTCAGCCAGGGGGGCCAGAGGCTGAGGGAAGCCGGGTGGCAGAGGAGTAG
- the BRMS1 gene encoding breast cancer metastasis-suppressor 1 isoform X1, whose amino-acid sequence MCPYPYPFSHFGVCAHAVHSAWNVPSPTISAHLSASPPCCCSKDLPLTVDKPSLLTSSRFRAQMPVQPPSKDTEEMEAEGDSAAEMNGEEEESEEERSGSQTESEEESSEMDDEDYERRRGECVNEMLDLEKQFSELKEKLFRERLSQLRVRLEEVGAERAPEYTEPLGGLQRSLKIRIQVAGIYKGFCLDVIRNKYECELQGAKQHLESEKLLLYDTLQGELQGRIQRLEEDRQSLDISSEWWDDRLHASSARTWDSLPPSKRKKAPLVSGPYIVYMLQEVDILEDWTAIKKARAAVSPQKRKADGP is encoded by the exons ATGtgcccctacccctaccccttcTCTCATTTTGGAGTCTGTGCACATGCTGTTCACTCTGCTTGGAATGTTCCCTCCCCAACCATCTCAGCTCATCTGTCTGCAAGCCCTCCCTGCTGCTGCAGCAAGGATCTTCCTCTCACTGTTGACAAGCCCTCACTGTTGACAAGCTCCAGATTCCG agCCCAGATGCCCGTCCAGCCTCCAAGCAAAGACACAGAAGAGATGGAAGCAGAGGGTGACTCGGCCGCCGAGAtgaatggggaggaggaagagagcgAGGAGGAGCGGAGCGGCAGCCAGACCGAGTCGGAGGAGGAGAGCTCAG AGATGGACGATGAGGACTACGAGCGGCGTCGCGGCGAGTGCGTCAACGAGATGCTGGACCTAGAGAAGCAGTTCTCGGAGCTAAAGGAGAA GTTGTTCAGGGAACGGCTGAGTCAGCTGAGGGTGcggctggaggaggtgggggccgAGAGAGCACCTGAATACACAGAGCCTCTGGGGGGGCTGCAGCGGAGCCTCAAGATCCGCATTCAGGTGGCAG GGATCTACAAGGGCTTCTGTCTGGACGTGATCCGGAACAAGTACGAGTGTGAGCTGCAGGGAGCCAAACAGCACCTGGAG AGCGAGAAGCTGCTGCTCTACGACACcctgcagggggagctgcaggggcggatccagaggctggaggaggaccGCCAGAGCCTGGACATCAGCTCTG AGTGGTGGGATGACAGACTGCACGCCAGCAGCGCAAGGACCTGGGACTCACTGCCGCCCAGCAAGAGGAAGAAGGCCCCTCTCGTGTCTG GTCCTTACATCGTGTACATGCTGCAGGAGGTCGACATCCTGGAGGACTGGACGGCTATCAAAAAG GCTAGGGCAGCTGTGTCCCCTcagaagagaaaagcagatg GACCATGA
- the BRMS1 gene encoding breast cancer metastasis-suppressor 1 isoform X3: protein MPVQPPSKDTEEMEAEGDSAAEMNGEEEESEEERSGSQTESEEESSEMDDEDYERRRGECVNEMLDLEKQFSELKEKLFRERLSQLRVRLEEVGAERAPEYTEPLGGLQRSLKIRIQVAGIYKGFCLDVIRNKYECELQGAKQHLESEKLLLYDTLQGELQGRIQRLEEDRQSLDISSEWWDDRLHASSARTWDSLPPSKRKKAPLVSGPYIVYMLQEVDILEDWTAIKKARAAVSPQKRKADGP, encoded by the exons ATGCCCGTCCAGCCTCCAAGCAAAGACACAGAAGAGATGGAAGCAGAGGGTGACTCGGCCGCCGAGAtgaatggggaggaggaagagagcgAGGAGGAGCGGAGCGGCAGCCAGACCGAGTCGGAGGAGGAGAGCTCAG AGATGGACGATGAGGACTACGAGCGGCGTCGCGGCGAGTGCGTCAACGAGATGCTGGACCTAGAGAAGCAGTTCTCGGAGCTAAAGGAGAA GTTGTTCAGGGAACGGCTGAGTCAGCTGAGGGTGcggctggaggaggtgggggccgAGAGAGCACCTGAATACACAGAGCCTCTGGGGGGGCTGCAGCGGAGCCTCAAGATCCGCATTCAGGTGGCAG GGATCTACAAGGGCTTCTGTCTGGACGTGATCCGGAACAAGTACGAGTGTGAGCTGCAGGGAGCCAAACAGCACCTGGAG AGCGAGAAGCTGCTGCTCTACGACACcctgcagggggagctgcaggggcggatccagaggctggaggaggaccGCCAGAGCCTGGACATCAGCTCTG AGTGGTGGGATGACAGACTGCACGCCAGCAGCGCAAGGACCTGGGACTCACTGCCGCCCAGCAAGAGGAAGAAGGCCCCTCTCGTGTCTG GTCCTTACATCGTGTACATGCTGCAGGAGGTCGACATCCTGGAGGACTGGACGGCTATCAAAAAG GCTAGGGCAGCTGTGTCCCCTcagaagagaaaagcagatg GACCATGA
- the BRMS1 gene encoding breast cancer metastasis-suppressor 1 isoform X2 — MCPYPYPFSHFGVCAHAVHSAWNVPSPTISAHLSASPPCCCSKDLPLTVDKPSLLTSSRFRAQMPVQPPSKDTEEMEAEGDSAAEMNGEEEESEEERSGSQTESEEESSEMDDEDYERRRGECVNEMLDLEKQFSELKEKLFRERLSQLRVRLEEVGAERAPEYTEPLGGLQRSLKIRIQVAGIYKGFCLDVIRNKYECELQGAKQHLESEKLLLYDTLQGELQGRIQRLEEDRQSLDISSEWWDDRLHASSARTWDSLPPSKRKKAPLVSGGRHPGGLDGYQKG; from the exons ATGtgcccctacccctaccccttcTCTCATTTTGGAGTCTGTGCACATGCTGTTCACTCTGCTTGGAATGTTCCCTCCCCAACCATCTCAGCTCATCTGTCTGCAAGCCCTCCCTGCTGCTGCAGCAAGGATCTTCCTCTCACTGTTGACAAGCCCTCACTGTTGACAAGCTCCAGATTCCG agCCCAGATGCCCGTCCAGCCTCCAAGCAAAGACACAGAAGAGATGGAAGCAGAGGGTGACTCGGCCGCCGAGAtgaatggggaggaggaagagagcgAGGAGGAGCGGAGCGGCAGCCAGACCGAGTCGGAGGAGGAGAGCTCAG AGATGGACGATGAGGACTACGAGCGGCGTCGCGGCGAGTGCGTCAACGAGATGCTGGACCTAGAGAAGCAGTTCTCGGAGCTAAAGGAGAA GTTGTTCAGGGAACGGCTGAGTCAGCTGAGGGTGcggctggaggaggtgggggccgAGAGAGCACCTGAATACACAGAGCCTCTGGGGGGGCTGCAGCGGAGCCTCAAGATCCGCATTCAGGTGGCAG GGATCTACAAGGGCTTCTGTCTGGACGTGATCCGGAACAAGTACGAGTGTGAGCTGCAGGGAGCCAAACAGCACCTGGAG AGCGAGAAGCTGCTGCTCTACGACACcctgcagggggagctgcaggggcggatccagaggctggaggaggaccGCCAGAGCCTGGACATCAGCTCTG AGTGGTGGGATGACAGACTGCACGCCAGCAGCGCAAGGACCTGGGACTCACTGCCGCCCAGCAAGAGGAAGAAGGCCCCTCTCGTGTCTG GAGGTCGACATCCTGGAGGACTGGACGGCTATCAAAAAG GCTAG
- the B4GAT1 gene encoding beta-1,4-glucuronyltransferase 1 has translation MQMSYAIRCAFYQLLLAALMLVAMLQLLYLSLLSGLHGQEEQDQYFEFFPPSPRSVDQVKAQLRTALASGGVLDASGDYRVYRGLLKTTMDPNDVILATHASVDNLLHLSGLLERWEGPLSVSVFAATKEEAQLATVLTYALSSHCPDMRARVALHLVCPSRYEAAVPDPREPGEFALLRSCQEVFDKLARVAQPGINYALGTNVSYPNNLLRNLAREGANYALVIDVDMVPSEGLWRGLREMLDQSKQWAGTALVVPAFEIRRARRMPTNKNELLQLYQVGEVRPFYYGLCTPCQAPTNYSRWVNLPEESLLRPAYVVPWQDPWEPFYVAGGKVPTFDERFRQYGFNRISQACELHVAGFDFEVLNEGFLVHKGFKEALKFHPQKEAENQHNKILYRQFKQELKAKYPDSPRHC, from the exons ATGCAGATGTCCTACGCCATCCGGTGCGCCTTCTACCAGCTGCTTCTGGCCGCGCTAATGCTGGTGGCGATGCTGCAGCTGCTCTACCTGTCGCTGCTGTCCGGGCTACACGGGCAGGAGGAGCAAGACCAGTATTTCGAGTTCTTTCCCCCGTCCCCGCGGTCCGTGGACCAGGTCAAGGCGCAGCTCCGCACCGCTCTGGCCTCTGGAGGCGTCCTGGACGCCAGTGGTGACTACCGCGTCTACAGGGGCCTACTGAAGACCACCATGGACCCCAATGATGTGATCCTGGCCACGCACGCCAGCGTGGACAACCTGCTGCACCTGTCGGGCCTGTTGGAGCGCTGGGAGGGCCCGCTATCCGTGTCGGTGTTCGCGGCCACCAAGGAGGAGGCGCAGCTAGCCACGGTGCTGACCTACGCGCTGAGCAGCCACTGCCCCGATATGCGCGCCAGGGTCGCCCTGCACCTTGTGTGCCCCTCGCGCTATGAGGCCGCTGTGCCCGATCCCCGGGAGCCGGGGGAGTTTGCCCTGCTGCGGTCCTGCCAGGAGGTCTTTGACAAGCTAGCCAGAGTGGCCCAGCCCGGGATCAATTATGCGCTGGGCACCAATGTCTCCTATCCCAATAATCTGCTGAGGAATCTGGCTCGTGAGGGGGCCAACTATGCCCTGGTAATCGACGTGGACATGGTGCCCAGTGAGGGGCTGTGGAGGGGCCTGCGGGAAATGCTGGATCAGAGCAAGCAGTGGGCGGGCACAGCACTGGTGGTGCCTGCCTTCGAGATCCGCCGAGCCCGCCGCATGCCCACGAACAAGAACGAGCTGTTGCAGCTCTACCAAGTGGGCGAGGTGCGGCCCTTCTATTATGGGCTGTGCACGCCCTGCCAGGCGCCCACCAACTACTCCCGCTGGGTCAACCTGCCAGAAGAGAGTTTGCTGAGGCCTGCCTATGTGGTGCCCTGGCAGGACCCCTGGGAACCATTCTACGTGGCCGGAGGCAAGGTGCCCACTTTCGACGAGCGCTTTCGCCAGTACGGCTTCAATCGCATCAGCCAG GCCTGTGAGCTGCACGTGGCAGGATTTGATTTCGAGGTGCTGAACGAAGGTTTCCTGGTTCATAAGGGCTTCAAGGAAGCTTTGAAGTTCCATCCCCAAAAGGAGGCCGAAAATCAGCACAATAAGATCCTTTACCGCCAGTTCAAACAGGAGTTGAAGGCCAAGTACCCCGACTCCCCACGTCACTGCTGA